The Pantoea sp. At-9b genome includes a window with the following:
- the gcvH gene encoding glycine cleavage system protein GcvH encodes MSNVPNELKYKDSHEWVRKEADGTYTVGITEHAQELLGDMVFVDLPEVGAVFSSGDDCAVAESVKAASDIYAPLSGEIVAVNEELESSPELINSDPYTDGWLFKIKASDESELDALLDADGYKKTIEE; translated from the coding sequence ATGAGCAATGTACCAAACGAATTGAAGTACAAAGATAGCCACGAGTGGGTACGTAAAGAAGCCGATGGCACTTACACCGTGGGCATCACCGAACATGCGCAGGAGCTGTTAGGTGACATGGTATTTGTTGACCTGCCAGAAGTGGGCGCGGTGTTTTCATCTGGTGATGACTGCGCCGTGGCAGAATCCGTGAAGGCGGCTTCTGACATCTACGCACCTCTCAGCGGTGAAATTGTTGCCGTCAACGAAGAACTGGAAAGTTCACCGGAACTGATCAACAGCGACCCGTACACCGACGGTTGGTTGTTCAAAATCAAAGCCAGCGATGAGTCAGAGCTTGACGCATTGCTGGATGCCGATGGTTATAAAAAGACCATCGAAGAGTAA
- a CDS encoding LysR family transcriptional regulator ArgP has translation MKRPDYRTLQALDAVIRERGFERAAQKLCITQSAVSQRIKQLENLFGQPLLVRTVPPRPTEQGQKLLALLHQVELLEEEWLGDENGGTTPLLLSLAVNADSLATWLLPALKDVLADSPVRLNIQVEDETRTQERLRRGEVVGAVSIQPQPLPSCLVDQLGALDYLFVASPEFANRYFPNGVTRSALLKAPAIAFDHLDDMHQAFLQQNFDLSPGSVPCHIVNSSEAFVQLARQGSTCCMIPHLQIERELANGELVDLTPGLYQRRMLYWHRFAPESRLMRRVTDALIAHGHRVLRQDDLAA, from the coding sequence ATGAAACGCCCGGATTATCGAACGCTTCAGGCGCTGGATGCTGTGATTCGTGAACGCGGCTTTGAGCGCGCCGCGCAAAAACTTTGTATTACGCAGTCTGCGGTGTCGCAGCGTATTAAACAGCTGGAAAATTTATTCGGCCAGCCGCTGCTGGTGCGTACCGTGCCGCCACGCCCGACAGAACAGGGGCAGAAGTTGCTGGCGTTGTTGCATCAGGTGGAGCTGCTGGAAGAAGAGTGGCTGGGTGATGAAAATGGCGGCACCACGCCGCTGCTGCTGTCGCTGGCGGTCAACGCCGACAGTCTGGCCACCTGGCTGCTGCCCGCGTTGAAAGATGTGCTGGCTGACTCCCCGGTACGCCTCAACATTCAGGTCGAAGACGAAACCCGCACCCAGGAGCGTTTGCGCCGGGGTGAAGTGGTGGGCGCGGTGAGTATCCAGCCGCAGCCGTTGCCGAGCTGCCTGGTGGATCAACTGGGTGCGCTTGATTATCTGTTTGTGGCTTCACCTGAGTTTGCCAATCGCTACTTCCCGAATGGTGTGACGCGTTCGGCGCTGCTGAAAGCCCCGGCCATCGCCTTTGATCATCTGGATGATATGCATCAGGCGTTTCTGCAACAGAATTTCGATTTGTCACCGGGTAGCGTGCCCTGCCATATCGTTAACTCGTCAGAAGCCTTCGTCCAACTGGCTCGTCAGGGTTCGACCTGCTGTATGATTCCGCATTTGCAGATTGAGCGCGAACTGGCGAATGGAGAACTGGTGGATTTAACGCCTGGCTTGTACCAGCGCCGGATGCTGTACTGGCACCGCTTTGCTCCGGAAAGCCGTTTGATGCGCCGCGTTACCGATGCGTTGATTGCCCATGGGCACCGCGTATTGCGTCAGGATGATTTAGCGGCCTGA
- the rpiA gene encoding ribose-5-phosphate isomerase RpiA, which translates to MTQDELKKAVGWAALQYVQPGTIVGVGTGSTAAHFIDALGSIKHQIEGAVSSSEASTQKLKSLGIHVFDLNEVDSLSVYVDGADEINPHMQMIKGGGAALTREKIVSAVAEKFICIADASKEVDVLGHFPLPVEVIPMARSYVARELVKLGGLPEYRQNVVTDNGNIILDVHNLRILDPIALEKAINALPGVVTVGLFAARGADVALIGTADGVKTITK; encoded by the coding sequence ATGACCCAGGATGAACTGAAAAAAGCGGTAGGTTGGGCAGCACTGCAATATGTGCAGCCGGGCACCATTGTTGGCGTTGGCACCGGTTCAACCGCTGCTCATTTTATTGATGCGTTAGGTTCGATTAAGCATCAAATTGAGGGCGCGGTCTCCAGCTCAGAAGCCTCGACGCAGAAACTGAAGTCCCTCGGCATTCACGTGTTTGATCTCAATGAAGTGGATTCGCTGTCGGTGTATGTCGACGGTGCAGATGAGATCAACCCGCACATGCAGATGATCAAAGGTGGCGGCGCGGCGCTGACGCGTGAGAAAATTGTCTCCGCCGTGGCAGAGAAATTTATCTGTATTGCCGATGCCTCAAAAGAAGTGGATGTGTTGGGCCATTTTCCGCTGCCGGTAGAAGTGATCCCGATGGCGCGTTCCTATGTGGCACGTGAACTGGTGAAGCTGGGCGGTCTGCCGGAATACCGTCAGAACGTGGTGACCGATAACGGCAACATTATTCTCGACGTGCATAATCTGCGCATCCTGGACCCGATCGCGCTGGAAAAAGCCATCAATGCGCTGCCGGGTGTGGTAACGGTGGGGCTTTTTGCCGCACGCGGTGCTGATGTAGCGTTGATCGGCACGGCCGATGGCGTAAAAACCATTACCAAATGA
- the zapA gene encoding cell division protein ZapA — protein sequence MSAQPVDIQIFGRSLRVNCPPEQQDALNAAAEDLNQRLQDLKVRTRVTNTEQLVFIAALNICHELAQEKGKTRDYAANMEQRIRMLQQTIEQALVEQGRITDRQGTKFE from the coding sequence ATGTCTGCACAACCGGTAGATATTCAGATTTTTGGTCGTTCGTTGAGAGTGAATTGTCCGCCTGAACAGCAAGATGCGCTGAATGCGGCAGCTGAGGACCTCAATCAACGGTTGCAAGATTTAAAAGTTCGCACTAGAGTCACAAATACAGAGCAACTGGTGTTCATCGCCGCGTTAAACATTTGCCACGAGCTGGCACAAGAGAAAGGTAAAACGCGCGACTATGCAGCCAATATGGAACAACGTATTCGTATGCTGCAACAGACCATTGAACAAGCATTAGTTGAGCAAGGTCGCATAACTGATCGCCAGGGCACAAAGTTTGAATAA
- the serA gene encoding phosphoglycerate dehydrogenase has protein sequence MAELSLEKDKIKFLLVEGVHQSALDNLRAAGYTNIEFHKGALDAETLKSSVRDAHFIGIRSRTQLTEEIFAAAEKLVAVGCFCIGTNQVDLNAAAKRGVPVFNAPFSNTRSVAELVIGEMLLMLRGIPEANAKAHRGIWNKVAAGSYEARGKKLGIIGYGHIGMQLGVLAESLGMHVFFYDIENKLPLGNATQVRHLSDLLNMSDVVSLHVPETPSTQNMIGAAELALMKPGALLINAARGTVIDIPALCDALSNKHLAGAAIDVFPVEPATNSDPFTSPLCEFDNVILTPHIGGSTQEAQENIGLEVSGKLAKYSDNGSTLSAVNFPEVSLPMHAASASRLLHIHENRPGVLTAINQIFAEQGINIAAQYLQTSPLMGYVVIDIDAQQDVADKALQLMKAIPGTIRARLLY, from the coding sequence ATGGCAGAGTTATCACTGGAAAAAGACAAGATTAAGTTCCTGCTGGTGGAAGGTGTCCATCAGAGTGCGCTGGATAACCTGCGCGCGGCAGGCTACACCAACATCGAATTCCACAAAGGGGCGCTGGATGCGGAGACGCTGAAGTCCTCGGTCCGCGACGCTCACTTCATTGGTATCCGTTCCCGTACCCAATTGACCGAAGAGATTTTCGCTGCGGCTGAGAAACTGGTCGCGGTTGGTTGCTTCTGTATCGGCACCAACCAGGTTGACCTCAATGCGGCGGCAAAACGCGGTGTGCCGGTGTTTAACGCGCCGTTCTCCAACACCCGCTCGGTGGCCGAACTGGTGATTGGTGAGATGCTGCTGATGCTGCGCGGTATTCCAGAAGCGAACGCCAAAGCGCATCGCGGTATCTGGAATAAAGTTGCGGCGGGTTCTTATGAAGCGCGCGGCAAAAAGCTGGGCATCATCGGTTACGGTCATATCGGCATGCAACTCGGTGTGCTGGCGGAAAGCCTTGGCATGCATGTGTTCTTCTATGATATCGAAAACAAGCTGCCACTGGGTAACGCCACGCAGGTGCGTCATCTGTCTGACCTGCTCAACATGAGCGATGTGGTCAGCCTGCACGTGCCGGAAACCCCGTCCACGCAGAATATGATCGGTGCCGCTGAACTGGCGCTGATGAAGCCGGGTGCGCTGCTGATTAACGCCGCACGCGGTACGGTGATTGATATTCCGGCGCTGTGCGATGCGCTGTCGAACAAACATCTGGCGGGTGCGGCGATTGACGTGTTCCCGGTAGAACCGGCGACCAACAGCGATCCGTTCACTTCACCGCTGTGTGAGTTCGATAACGTGATTCTGACGCCGCATATCGGTGGTTCGACCCAGGAAGCGCAGGAAAACATCGGTCTGGAAGTCTCAGGCAAACTGGCGAAGTATTCTGACAACGGTTCTACCCTGTCTGCTGTTAACTTCCCGGAAGTGTCGTTGCCGATGCATGCTGCCAGCGCCAGCCGTCTGCTGCATATCCACGAAAACCGTCCGGGTGTGCTGACCGCCATCAACCAGATTTTTGCTGAACAGGGCATCAACATCGCCGCCCAGTATCTGCAAACCTCGCCGCTGATGGGTTACGTGGTGATCGATATCGATGCACAACAGGATGTGGCGGACAAAGCGCTGCAACTGATGAAAGCGATCCCGGGCACCATTCGCGCGCGTCTGTTGTACTGA
- a CDS encoding oxidative stress defense protein — protein sequence MKLKALALAAVMSAGALPAMVQADELPNGPHVVTSGQASVEARPDIATLSIVVNVSSKDAADAKKQADSRVAQYFDFLQKNGIEKKDIDAANLSTQPEYDYTKEGKSVLKGYRAVRQVQVTLRQLDKLNELLDGALKTGLNEIRAVDLGVANPQTYKDQARKAAIANATQQATALAEGFNAKLGPVYSIRYHVANYQPMPMARMFKAAAPEADTSAQQTYEQQTIHFDDQVDVVFDIKPNTP from the coding sequence GTGAAACTCAAAGCACTGGCGCTGGCCGCCGTAATGAGCGCGGGCGCATTGCCTGCGATGGTTCAGGCCGACGAACTGCCGAATGGCCCGCATGTGGTCACTTCAGGACAGGCAAGTGTCGAGGCGCGTCCGGATATTGCTACGCTCTCGATTGTGGTGAATGTTTCGTCGAAAGACGCGGCGGATGCCAAAAAGCAGGCTGACAGTCGTGTTGCACAATACTTTGATTTCCTGCAAAAAAATGGCATCGAGAAGAAAGATATTGATGCTGCTAACCTCAGCACGCAGCCGGAGTACGATTACACCAAAGAGGGGAAATCGGTGCTGAAAGGCTACCGTGCAGTGCGCCAGGTGCAGGTTACACTGCGCCAGTTGGACAAGCTGAATGAACTGCTGGATGGCGCGCTGAAAACCGGTCTGAATGAGATTCGTGCGGTGGATCTTGGTGTGGCAAATCCACAGACCTATAAGGATCAGGCGCGTAAAGCGGCGATCGCCAATGCGACTCAGCAGGCGACGGCACTGGCCGAAGGTTTTAACGCCAAACTCGGCCCGGTGTATAGCATCCGCTATCACGTGGCTAACTATCAGCCGATGCCGATGGCACGCATGTTCAAAGCGGCGGCTCCTGAGGCGGATACCTCAGCGCAGCAGACCTACGAGCAGCAGACCATTCACTTTGACGATCAGGTGGATGTGGTATTCGATATCAAACCGAATACACCGTGA
- the ubiI gene encoding FAD-dependent 2-octaprenylphenol hydroxylase: MQTFDVAIAGGGMVGLAVACGLQGSGLRVAVLEKAAEPQFDPAAAPSIRVSAINAASERLLQKLDVWSTILALRASAYHGMEVWDQDSFGSISFDDEQQGLAHLGHIIENPVIHSALWQRASQCSDITLLAPAQLQQVAFGDNEAFITLQDGSMMSARLLIAADGANSWLRDKADIPITFWDYDHHALVANIRTDLPHDAVARQVFHGDGILAFLPMQDPHLCSIVWSLSPQEASRLQAMPEALFNQQLSVAFDMRLGLCQVESERKTFPLMARYARNFAAHRLALVGDAAHTIHPLAGQGVNLGFMDAAELIGEIRRLHSQGKDIGQHLYLRRYERSRKHSAALMLAGMQGFRELFAGSNPAKKLLRDVGLKLADTLPGIKPMMLKQAMGLNDIPGWLR, from the coding sequence ATGCAAACTTTTGATGTGGCTATCGCTGGCGGTGGCATGGTCGGACTGGCCGTCGCCTGTGGGCTGCAAGGCAGCGGATTACGCGTTGCAGTGCTGGAAAAGGCCGCAGAACCGCAGTTTGATCCCGCGGCTGCGCCATCGATCCGCGTATCGGCAATCAACGCAGCCAGCGAACGCCTGCTGCAAAAACTGGATGTCTGGTCGACGATCCTCGCCCTGCGCGCCAGTGCCTATCACGGTATGGAAGTGTGGGATCAGGACAGTTTTGGCAGCATCAGTTTCGATGATGAACAGCAGGGGCTCGCGCATCTGGGTCATATCATTGAAAACCCAGTGATTCACAGTGCGCTGTGGCAGCGAGCCAGCCAGTGCAGTGATATCACTTTGCTGGCCCCGGCGCAGTTGCAACAGGTGGCGTTTGGCGACAACGAAGCCTTTATCACGCTCCAGGACGGCAGCATGATGAGCGCGCGTTTGTTAATTGCTGCCGATGGCGCTAACTCCTGGCTGCGCGACAAGGCCGATATTCCGATCACTTTCTGGGATTACGATCATCACGCGCTGGTCGCGAATATTCGTACCGACCTGCCGCATGACGCCGTAGCACGCCAGGTGTTTCACGGTGATGGCATTCTGGCGTTTTTGCCCATGCAGGACCCGCATCTTTGTTCCATCGTCTGGTCACTGTCACCGCAGGAAGCCAGCCGGTTACAGGCGATGCCCGAAGCGCTATTTAATCAACAACTCTCCGTCGCATTCGATATGCGCCTCGGCTTATGTCAGGTTGAGAGCGAACGGAAAACCTTCCCGCTGATGGCGCGCTATGCGCGTAACTTTGCCGCGCACCGCCTGGCGCTGGTCGGCGATGCTGCGCACACTATCCATCCGCTGGCCGGGCAGGGCGTGAATCTGGGCTTTATGGATGCCGCAGAGTTGATCGGTGAAATTCGCCGCTTGCACAGTCAGGGCAAGGATATTGGCCAGCATCTGTATCTGCGTCGCTATGAGCGCAGCCGTAAGCACAGCGCTGCGCTGATGCTGGCGGGGATGCAGGGCTTCCGGGAGCTGTTTGCGGGCAGTAATCCGGCGAAAAAATTGTTGCGTGATGTTGGGCTGAAGTTGGCCGACACCCTGCCAGGCATCAAACCGATGATGTTGAAACAAGCCATGGGACTTAACGATATCCCCGGCTGGCTGCGTTAA
- the ubiH gene encoding 2-octaprenyl-6-methoxyphenyl hydroxylase, with protein sequence MSILIAGGGMTGATLALALSHLTQGKLPVTLIERSEPDSRAHPGYDGRAIALAAGTCQQLAEIDLWRSLQDCATPITHVHVSDRGHTGFVSMQAADYQLPALGQVVELFDVGQRLFQRLKQAPGVTLRCPAQVTAVSRNADTVQVTLNSGEQLDAALLVAADGSRSPLAASCGINWQREDYQQLAVIANVTTQLPHQGRAFERFTEHGPLALLPMSGNRMSLVWCHPLEARETLMQWDEATFLRELQQAFGWRLGRFTHTGQREIYPLALQTAERQVAHRLALVGNAAQTLHPIAGQGFNLGLRDVMSLAENLASAWRQRQDPGSYAVLHHFAARRQPDRAATIGVTDGLVRLFANRYAPLVAGRNLGLVAMDHLPWLRNPLAARTLGWVKR encoded by the coding sequence ATGAGCATTCTGATTGCAGGCGGCGGTATGACCGGTGCCACTCTCGCGCTGGCGCTCTCTCATCTGACTCAGGGCAAACTGCCGGTGACGCTGATTGAACGCAGCGAACCGGACAGCCGTGCACATCCGGGGTATGACGGCCGTGCCATCGCGCTGGCGGCGGGCACCTGTCAGCAACTGGCGGAAATTGATCTGTGGCGTTCGTTACAGGATTGCGCGACCCCGATCACCCATGTGCATGTTTCTGATCGCGGCCATACCGGGTTTGTTTCGATGCAGGCAGCGGATTACCAGTTACCGGCGTTGGGGCAGGTGGTGGAGCTGTTTGATGTTGGACAACGGCTGTTTCAACGTCTGAAACAGGCACCGGGTGTGACCCTGCGCTGCCCGGCGCAAGTCACGGCGGTGTCACGCAATGCTGATACGGTGCAGGTGACGCTGAATAGCGGTGAGCAGTTGGACGCGGCCTTGCTGGTGGCGGCCGACGGCTCACGTTCTCCGTTGGCGGCCTCCTGTGGTATCAACTGGCAGCGTGAGGATTACCAGCAACTGGCGGTGATTGCCAATGTCACCACTCAGTTGCCACATCAGGGACGCGCCTTCGAGCGGTTTACCGAACACGGTCCACTGGCGCTGTTACCGATGTCGGGCAACCGCATGTCACTGGTATGGTGTCATCCACTGGAGGCCAGAGAAACCCTGATGCAGTGGGACGAGGCGACTTTCCTGCGTGAGTTGCAACAGGCATTTGGCTGGCGTCTCGGGCGCTTCACGCATACCGGTCAACGCGAAATCTACCCGCTGGCGCTGCAAACGGCGGAGCGTCAGGTGGCGCACCGTCTGGCGCTGGTTGGCAATGCGGCGCAAACGCTGCATCCGATTGCCGGACAGGGCTTCAACCTTGGTCTGCGTGATGTGATGTCGTTGGCGGAAAATCTCGCCAGCGCCTGGCGTCAGCGTCAGGACCCTGGCAGTTACGCGGTGTTGCATCATTTCGCCGCGCGACGCCAGCCAGACCGTGCCGCCACCATTGGCGTTACCGATGGTCTGGTGCGGTTGTTCGCCAACCGTTATGCTCCGCTGGTGGCAGGACGAAATCTTGGGCTGGTGGCGATGGACCACCTGCCGTGGCTGCGAAACCCCCTGGCTGCGCGCACGCTCGGCTGGGTAAAACGTTAA
- the gcvT gene encoding glycine cleavage system aminomethyltransferase GcvT has product MTQQTPLFEQHQACGARMVDFHGWMMPLHYGSQMDEHHVVRTDAGMFDVSHMTIVDLQGARTREFLRYLLANDVAKLTQPGKALYTGMLNASGGVIDDLIVYFMTEDFFRLVVNSATREKDLAWIGEHAQQYGITLTERDDLALIAVQGPQAQQKAQSLFSAAQRDAVAGMKPFFGVQADDLFIATTGYTGEAGYEIAMPAAAAADFWQRLLAAGVKPAGLGARDTLRLEAGMNLYGQEMDEGVSPLAANMGWTIVWEPTDRDFIGRAALEAQRAAGTEKLVGLIMTEKGVLRNGLPVRFTDEQGQPQQGIITSGSFSPTLGYSIALARVPAGIGEQAIVEIRNREMPVKVTKPIFVRAGKPVAQ; this is encoded by the coding sequence ATGACTCAGCAAACGCCTCTATTCGAACAGCATCAGGCCTGCGGCGCACGTATGGTGGACTTTCACGGCTGGATGATGCCACTCCACTACGGCTCGCAAATGGATGAGCATCATGTGGTACGCACGGATGCCGGTATGTTTGATGTTTCCCACATGACCATCGTTGACCTGCAAGGCGCTCGCACTCGCGAATTTCTGCGCTATCTGTTGGCAAACGACGTTGCCAAACTGACCCAGCCCGGCAAGGCGCTGTATACCGGCATGCTTAATGCATCAGGTGGCGTCATTGATGATTTGATTGTTTACTTTATGACCGAGGACTTCTTCCGTCTGGTGGTGAACTCGGCCACCCGTGAAAAAGACCTGGCATGGATTGGTGAACACGCGCAGCAGTATGGCATTACCCTGACTGAACGTGACGATTTAGCGCTGATTGCGGTGCAGGGACCCCAGGCCCAGCAGAAAGCGCAGTCGCTGTTCAGCGCAGCCCAACGCGATGCGGTGGCGGGCATGAAGCCGTTCTTTGGGGTGCAGGCGGATGATTTGTTTATCGCCACCACCGGTTATACCGGCGAAGCGGGCTACGAAATTGCGATGCCTGCGGCGGCTGCCGCGGATTTCTGGCAGCGTCTGTTGGCGGCGGGGGTGAAACCGGCCGGTCTGGGGGCACGCGATACGCTGCGTCTGGAAGCGGGGATGAACCTCTACGGTCAGGAGATGGACGAAGGCGTTTCACCGCTGGCGGCTAACATGGGCTGGACCATTGTCTGGGAACCGACCGACCGTGATTTTATTGGCCGCGCGGCGCTGGAAGCACAGCGTGCTGCCGGAACGGAAAAACTGGTTGGTCTGATCATGACCGAAAAAGGGGTGCTGCGTAACGGCTTGCCGGTACGTTTCACCGACGAACAGGGGCAGCCGCAGCAAGGTATTATTACCAGTGGCTCCTTCTCTCCGACGCTGGGTTACAGCATTGCGCTGGCGCGTGTGCCAGCGGGCATTGGCGAGCAGGCGATTGTGGAAATCCGCAACCGTGAAATGCCGGTGAAGGTCACCAAACCAATTTTTGTTCGCGCCGGTAAGCCGGTCGCACAGTAA
- the pepP gene encoding Xaa-Pro aminopeptidase, which yields MITLETFQQRRQALIARMAPGSAALIFAAPEVTRSNDSEYPFRQNSDFWYFTGFNEPQALLVLIKSDETHNHSVLFNRVRDLTAEIWFGRRLGQDAAPAKLGVDRALPWDDIGEQLHQLLNGLDVVYHAQGLYAEADNLVFSALDKLRRGFRQNLSAPDTLTDWRPWVHDMRLFKGPEEIAILRRAGEISALAHTRAMQACRPGMFEYQLEGEIQHEFNRHGARFPSYNTIVGAGENGCILHYTENECEMRDGDLVLIDAGCEFQGYAGDITRTFPVNGKFSAPQRAIYDIVLASLYKALELFRPGISIHDVNEEVVRIMVTGLVELGVMTGEVDALLAEQAHRQFFMHGLSHWLGLDVHDVGHYGTPSRDRILEPGMVLTIEPGLYIAPDAKVPAQYRGIGIRIEDDIVITADGNENLTDSVVKDADAIEALMAAARQA from the coding sequence ATGATTACACTGGAAACCTTCCAGCAACGTCGTCAGGCGCTGATTGCCCGTATGGCGCCCGGTAGTGCTGCATTGATTTTTGCTGCGCCGGAAGTGACGCGCAGCAACGACAGCGAGTATCCCTTCCGTCAGAACAGCGATTTCTGGTATTTCACCGGTTTTAACGAGCCGCAGGCGTTGCTGGTGTTGATTAAAAGCGATGAGACCCACAACCACAGCGTGCTGTTCAACCGCGTGCGTGACCTGACGGCCGAAATCTGGTTTGGCCGTCGTCTGGGCCAGGATGCGGCACCGGCTAAACTCGGCGTGGACCGGGCATTGCCGTGGGACGACATCGGCGAGCAGTTGCATCAGTTGTTGAACGGTCTGGATGTGGTGTATCACGCTCAGGGCTTGTATGCCGAAGCGGATAACCTGGTGTTTAGTGCGCTGGATAAACTGCGTCGCGGCTTCCGGCAAAACCTGAGCGCGCCGGATACCCTCACCGACTGGCGTCCGTGGGTGCATGATATGCGTCTGTTCAAGGGGCCAGAAGAGATCGCTATCCTGCGCCGCGCCGGTGAGATCAGCGCGCTGGCGCATACTCGTGCGATGCAAGCTTGCCGTCCGGGGATGTTTGAATATCAACTGGAAGGCGAAATCCAGCATGAATTCAATCGCCACGGTGCGCGTTTTCCGTCTTACAACACCATCGTCGGCGCAGGCGAAAACGGCTGCATCCTGCACTACACCGAAAATGAGTGCGAGATGCGCGATGGCGATTTAGTGCTGATTGACGCCGGCTGTGAATTCCAGGGCTATGCGGGCGATATCACCCGAACTTTCCCGGTCAACGGCAAGTTTAGCGCCCCGCAGCGCGCCATTTACGACATCGTGCTGGCTTCGTTGTACAAAGCGCTGGAACTGTTCCGCCCCGGCATCAGCATCCATGATGTGAACGAAGAAGTGGTACGTATCATGGTCACCGGCCTGGTGGAGCTGGGGGTAATGACAGGAGAAGTGGATGCGCTGCTGGCAGAGCAGGCCCACCGTCAATTCTTTATGCACGGACTAAGCCATTGGCTGGGTCTGGATGTGCATGATGTCGGCCACTATGGCACGCCCAGCCGCGACCGTATTCTCGAACCAGGCATGGTCCTGACCATCGAACCCGGCCTGTATATCGCACCGGATGCCAAGGTTCCTGCGCAATATCGCGGCATTGGTATTCGTATCGAAGATGACATCGTCATCACCGCAGACGGCAACGAGAATCTGACCGACAGCGTGGTGAAGGATGCTGACGCGATTGAAGCCTTGATGGCGGCGGCACGACAGGCATGA
- a CDS encoding YecA family protein, which yields MSLQNATPTYNALAAALSQQGVGMTPAEMHGLICGILCGGNQDNSWKTLVHDLTNEGMAFSQSLSQPLQALHESLTNTLDEEGFLFQLMLPDDDDITVFDRADALAGWVNHFLLGLGVTQPKLDKVTGETGEAIDDLRTIAQLGYDEDEDQEELEQSLEEVIEYVRVAALLCHDTFTQPRPPTAPEVQKPTLH from the coding sequence ATGTCTTTACAGAACGCAACGCCCACTTACAACGCGCTGGCAGCAGCGCTTTCCCAGCAGGGCGTGGGAATGACACCCGCTGAAATGCACGGCCTGATTTGCGGCATTCTGTGCGGCGGCAACCAGGATAACAGCTGGAAGACACTGGTGCACGATCTCACCAACGAAGGCATGGCGTTTTCGCAAAGCCTGTCGCAACCGTTGCAGGCGCTGCATGAAAGCCTGACCAACACCCTTGATGAAGAGGGTTTCCTGTTTCAACTGATGCTGCCTGACGACGATGACATCACGGTGTTTGACCGTGCCGATGCGCTGGCGGGATGGGTCAACCATTTCCTGCTGGGACTCGGTGTGACTCAGCCGAAGCTGGACAAAGTCACCGGCGAAACCGGCGAGGCGATCGATGACCTGCGCACCATCGCGCAACTAGGCTATGACGAAGATGAAGATCAGGAAGAGCTTGAGCAATCACTCGAAGAGGTGATTGAGTATGTGCGTGTTGCCGCGCTGCTGTGTCACGACACCTTCACCCAGCCGCGACCGCCAACAGCACCTGAAGTGCAGAAGCCCACGCTACATTAA
- a CDS encoding 5-formyltetrahydrofolate cyclo-ligase, whose protein sequence is MSEPSFRDRQDIRQHVRHLRRNLTAEQQEQAADLLAEHAINFAPISNAQRIALFLSVDGELNTRPLIAKLWQQKKQVYLPVLHPFAPGNLLFLRYTPDTPLSPNKLRIPEPPLDITQLATLDQLDVVMVPLVAFDHSGQRLGMGGGFYDRTLQNWQQHGFLPVGIAHDCQRVATLPVAAWDVPLPVVMTPSKLWQW, encoded by the coding sequence ATGTCTGAACCCTCATTTCGCGACCGACAAGACATTCGTCAACACGTGCGTCACTTGCGCCGCAATCTCACGGCTGAACAGCAGGAACAGGCTGCCGATTTGCTGGCCGAGCACGCCATCAATTTTGCCCCAATCAGCAATGCCCAACGCATCGCGCTGTTTCTTTCCGTTGATGGTGAGCTGAATACACGCCCGTTGATCGCCAAACTCTGGCAGCAGAAAAAACAGGTTTATCTGCCGGTGCTGCACCCTTTCGCCCCCGGCAATTTGCTGTTCCTGCGTTACACGCCAGACACCCCACTCAGCCCGAATAAATTACGCATTCCGGAGCCGCCGCTGGATATCACCCAACTGGCAACCCTCGATCAACTGGACGTGGTCATGGTGCCACTGGTGGCGTTTGACCATAGCGGTCAGCGACTGGGGATGGGCGGCGGTTTTTACGATCGCACACTGCAAAACTGGCAGCAGCATGGTTTTCTGCCGGTGGGGATTGCGCATGATTGCCAGCGTGTTGCAACGCTGCCGGTAGCAGCCTGGGATGTGCCGTTGCCGGTGGTGATGACACCGTCGAAATTGTGGCAGTGGTAA